The Elaeis guineensis isolate ETL-2024a chromosome 13, EG11, whole genome shotgun sequence genome includes a region encoding these proteins:
- the LOC105056358 gene encoding uncharacterized protein isoform X2: protein MSPSSMALAKERTLEGSQTCSLYGNVHGGGPSIQGLDPSSLELFSYKGQNDVMLEDGGGSESFEGYSGGRLPMLSDPSNSSSGGFVFGSVNSSPQGTRSIVNVEAGSDHWAYSGSSVLSFEQGDRMLCTNYPNIDHEDESAIWMDAMDPNYQLNNFDKKRGKNSCLIQDQCFDMGSGYKLMSNAMNENRQNEEQFGLLCLGAAAGDGHQESVEQEKGIQKCPYMGGELRASKKHRRSTGKTKANSPSKDPQSIAAKNRRERISERLKILQDLIPNGSKVDLVTMLEKAISYVKFLQLQVKVLATDEFWPAQGGKAPEVSQVKEAIDAILSSHRNSKSSS from the exons ATGAG CCCTTCCTCTATGGCCCTTGCCAAGGAGCGAACTCTAGAAGGCTCTCAAACCTGTTCACTCTATGGGAATGTACATGGAGGAGGGCCTTCCATTCAAGGGTTGGATCCTTCTTCGCTTGAGTTATTCAGCTACAAGGGCCAAAATGATGTGATGCTTGAAGATGGAGGTGGCTCGGAGTCCTTCGAGGGGTATTCTGGAGGCCGCCTTCCTATGTTGTCTGATCCAAGCAACTCATCAAGTGGTGGCTTTGTGTTTGGGTCGGTGAACTCTTCACCACAAGGAACCCGTTCCATTGTCAACGTTGAGGCAGGGTCCGACCATTGGGCATACTCTGGCTCTTCGGTGCTTAGCTTCGAGCAAGGGGATAGGATGCTTTGCACTAACtatccaaatattgatcatgaagATGAGAGTGCTATTTGGATGGATGCCATGGATCCAAATTACCAATTGAATAACTTTGACAAGAAGCGTGGCAAGAACTCTTGTTTAATTCAAGACCAATGTTTTGATATGGGAAGTGGGTATAAATTGATGAGTAATGCCATGAATGAGAACAGACAGAATGAGGAGCAGTTCGGGCTGCTATGCCTGGGTGCAGCTGCTGGTGATGGTCATCAGGAGAGTGTTGAGCAAGAGAAAGGCATCCAAAAGTGCCCTTATATG GGTGGTGAATTGCGAGCCTCCAAGAAGCATCGCCGTAGCACAGGGAAGACCAAGGCCAATAGTCCATCCAAGGATCCTCAGAGTATTGCAGCAAAG AACCGGAGAGAGCGGATAAGCGAGCGGCTCAAAATTCTGCAAGATCTCATTCCCAATGGCTCAAAG GTTGATTTAGTTACCATGCTAGAGAAAGCCATTAGCTATGTCAAGTTCCTCCAATTGCAAGTGAAG gTATTGGCAACTGACGAGTTCTGGCCAGCGCAAGGCGGGAAAGCACCTGAAGTGTCTCAAGTGAAGGAGGCTATTGATGCCATCTTGTCTTCTCACAGAAACAGCAAATCTAGCTCTTAG
- the LOC105056358 gene encoding uncharacterized protein isoform X1 gives MSPSSMALAKERTLEGSQTCSLYGNVHGGGPSIQGLDPSSLELFSYKGQNDVMLEDGGGSESFEGYSGGRLPMLSDPSNSSSGGFVFGSVNSSPQGTRSIVNVEAGSDHWAYSGSSVLSFEQGDRMLCTNYPNIDHEDESAIWMDAMDPNYQLNNFDKKRGKNSCLIQDQCFDMGSGYKLMSNAMNENRQNEEQFGLLCLGAAAGDGHQESVEQEKGIQKCPYMGGELRASKKHRRSTGKTKANSPSKDPQSIAAKATVKGALHPNSWRFPLTDDFMLQNRRERISERLKILQDLIPNGSKVDLVTMLEKAISYVKFLQLQVKVLATDEFWPAQGGKAPEVSQVKEAIDAILSSHRNSKSSS, from the exons ATGAG CCCTTCCTCTATGGCCCTTGCCAAGGAGCGAACTCTAGAAGGCTCTCAAACCTGTTCACTCTATGGGAATGTACATGGAGGAGGGCCTTCCATTCAAGGGTTGGATCCTTCTTCGCTTGAGTTATTCAGCTACAAGGGCCAAAATGATGTGATGCTTGAAGATGGAGGTGGCTCGGAGTCCTTCGAGGGGTATTCTGGAGGCCGCCTTCCTATGTTGTCTGATCCAAGCAACTCATCAAGTGGTGGCTTTGTGTTTGGGTCGGTGAACTCTTCACCACAAGGAACCCGTTCCATTGTCAACGTTGAGGCAGGGTCCGACCATTGGGCATACTCTGGCTCTTCGGTGCTTAGCTTCGAGCAAGGGGATAGGATGCTTTGCACTAACtatccaaatattgatcatgaagATGAGAGTGCTATTTGGATGGATGCCATGGATCCAAATTACCAATTGAATAACTTTGACAAGAAGCGTGGCAAGAACTCTTGTTTAATTCAAGACCAATGTTTTGATATGGGAAGTGGGTATAAATTGATGAGTAATGCCATGAATGAGAACAGACAGAATGAGGAGCAGTTCGGGCTGCTATGCCTGGGTGCAGCTGCTGGTGATGGTCATCAGGAGAGTGTTGAGCAAGAGAAAGGCATCCAAAAGTGCCCTTATATG GGTGGTGAATTGCGAGCCTCCAAGAAGCATCGCCGTAGCACAGGGAAGACCAAGGCCAATAGTCCATCCAAGGATCCTCAGAGTATTGCAGCAAAG GCTACAGTAAAAGGAgcacttcatccaaactcctggAGATTTCCATTGACAGATGATTTCATGTTGCAGAACCGGAGAGAGCGGATAAGCGAGCGGCTCAAAATTCTGCAAGATCTCATTCCCAATGGCTCAAAG GTTGATTTAGTTACCATGCTAGAGAAAGCCATTAGCTATGTCAAGTTCCTCCAATTGCAAGTGAAG gTATTGGCAACTGACGAGTTCTGGCCAGCGCAAGGCGGGAAAGCACCTGAAGTGTCTCAAGTGAAGGAGGCTATTGATGCCATCTTGTCTTCTCACAGAAACAGCAAATCTAGCTCTTAG
- the LOC105056338 gene encoding uncharacterized protein, with the protein MREEELLRCQIQEWYPIFKPYSIRTLFHPLPDSFLRYLLGLPLNPSSPDGDADGDDDAPPPFLLPVSASGRDPLPRATAHIDPVSLLDFDTSFSSSDDEDAGEASSTTAPSFPELEAAVERSIAALGGAAFPKLNWSAPKDAAWISADGTLRCTSFVDVALLLRSSDAIAHDLSHALPSCRDNERSSTTTFYLALRKWYPSLRPEMEFRCFARHRRLVGISQREVTGFYPVLLDRHHEIQPLIEVFFAEVVKPRFGSEDYTFDVYVTGDGRVKLLDFNPWGAFTLPLLFSWEELEGEGFGGEEGRAVEFRIVESQCGLRPGLKTAVPFDYLDTAESSGWDQFLKKADEELRRQIQTTPAPDAD; encoded by the coding sequence atGAGAGAAGAGGAGCTGCTGCGGTGCCAAATTCAGGAATGGTACCCCATCTTCAAACCTTATTCGATCCGCACCCTCTTCCACCCCCTCCCCGACTCCTTCCTCCGTTACCTCCTCGGCCTCCCCCTCAACCCTTCTTCCCCTGATGGCGACGCTGACGGTGACGACGATGCCCCGCCCCCTTTTCTCCTTCCCGTCTCCGCCTCCGGCCGCGATCCCCTCCCCCGCGCCACCGCTCACATCGACCCCGTCTCCCTCCTCGATTTTGatacttccttctcttcctccgaCGACGAGGATGCGGGTGAGGCCTCCAGCACCACCGCTCCGTCATTCCCGGAGctggaggcggcggtggagcgGTCGATCGCGGCCCTGGGTGGGGCCGCCTTCCCCAAGCTGAACTGGAGCGCCCCCAAGGACGCTGCCTGGATTTCCGCCGATGGCACCCTCCGCTGCACCTCCTTCGTGGACGTCGCCCTCCTCCTCCGCTCCTCCGACGCCATCGCCCACGACCTCTCCCACGCCCTACCTTCCTGCCGCGACAACGAGCGATCCTCCACGACAACCTTCTACCTGGCCCTCCGCAAGTGGTACCCGTCTCTCCGCCCGGAGATGGAGTTCCGGTGCTTCGCCCGCCACCGCCGCCTCGTCGGCATCTCCCAGCGCGAGGTCACCGGCTTCTATCCGGTGCTCCTCGATCGCCACCACGAGATCCAGCCCCTCATCGAGGTCTTCTTCGCCGAGGTCGTGAAGCCGAGATTCGGATCGGAGGACTACACGTTCGACGTCTACGTGACCGGAGACGGGCGGGTGAAGCTACTGGACTTCAATCCCTGGGGGGCCTTCACGTTGCCGCTTCTCTTCAGCTGGGAGGAGTTAGAGGGCGAGGGTTTTGGAGGGGAGGAAGGCCGGGCGGTGGAGTTTAGGATCGTGGAGAGCCAGTGCGGGCTGAGACCGGGGCTGAAGACGGCCGTGCCCTTCGATTACTTGGATACAGCGGAGAGCAGTGGCTGGGATCAGTTCTTGAAGAAGGCGGATGAGGAGCTCAGGAGGCAGATCCAGACCACTCCCGCCCCTGATGCTGACTGA